The Prevotella sp. E9-3 genome has a window encoding:
- the prfB gene encoding peptide chain release factor 2, translated as MITQDQLKEVLERVDKLNHYLRIDEKKIEFEEEDLRTQAPDFWEDPKRAEEQMKKVKSIKKWIDGYHDCRAKADELQLAFDFYKEEMVTEEEVDHDYEQAIAAIEELELMNMLRQKEDPMDCVLKINSGAGGTEAQDWAQMLMRMYMRWAEAHGYKVTISSLLDGEDAGIKSVTMQIEGGEYAYGFLKSENGVHRLVRVSPYNAQGKRMTSFASVFVSPLVDDTIEVYVDPAKLSWDTFRSSGAGGQNVNKVESGVRLRYWYTDPDTGESEEILIENTETRDQPKNKERAMALLRSQLYDRAMKKRLEAQAKIEAGKKKIEWGSQIRSYVFDDKRVKDHRTNYQTSDVDGVMNGKLDGFIKAYLMEFPVNDEA; from the coding sequence ATGATTACACAAGATCAACTGAAAGAAGTACTCGAAAGAGTAGATAAGCTGAACCACTATCTTCGTATCGACGAGAAGAAGATAGAGTTTGAGGAAGAAGACCTCCGTACGCAGGCTCCCGACTTTTGGGAGGATCCTAAGCGTGCCGAGGAACAAATGAAGAAAGTTAAGTCTATCAAGAAATGGATAGACGGCTATCACGACTGTCGCGCCAAGGCAGATGAGTTGCAACTGGCTTTTGATTTCTATAAAGAAGAGATGGTCACCGAAGAAGAGGTTGACCACGACTATGAACAGGCTATTGCTGCTATTGAGGAACTGGAGTTGATGAACATGTTGCGCCAGAAGGAAGACCCGATGGACTGTGTACTGAAAATCAATAGCGGTGCAGGTGGTACTGAGGCACAAGACTGGGCACAGATGCTGATGCGTATGTATATGCGCTGGGCTGAGGCTCATGGCTATAAGGTGACTATCAGTTCACTGCTTGATGGCGAAGATGCCGGAATCAAGAGTGTGACCATGCAGATAGAGGGTGGAGAGTATGCCTATGGTTTCCTGAAATCTGAGAATGGCGTGCATCGTTTGGTGCGTGTTTCTCCTTACAACGCACAGGGTAAGCGTATGACCTCTTTCGCCTCAGTATTCGTTTCTCCACTGGTAGATGATACTATCGAAGTATATGTTGATCCTGCCAAACTTTCATGGGATACTTTCCGTTCAAGCGGTGCCGGTGGTCAGAACGTGAACAAGGTGGAGTCGGGTGTCCGCTTGCGCTATTGGTACACCGATCCCGATACAGGCGAATCGGAAGAAATCCTTATTGAGAATACCGAGACTCGCGACCAGCCGAAGAACAAGGAGCGTGCAATGGCTTTGCTGCGTTCACAACTCTACGACCGTGCCATGAAGAAACGTCTGGAGGCACAGGCCAAAATTGAAGCCGGCAAGAAGAAAATTGAGTGGGGCTCACAGATTCGTTCCTATGTGTTCGATGATAAACGAGTGAAAGACCATCGTACCAACTATCAGACTTCGGATGTAGATGGTGTGATGAACGGCAAACTCGATGGCTTTATCAAGGCCTACTTGATGGAGTTCCCGGTAAATGACGAAGCATAA
- a CDS encoding long-chain fatty acid--CoA ligase, with product MQQINSHLSRLVHDVAAQLGDREALIYKEFGGTQWKSYSWNEFSAIVKKTSNAMLNLGIKVQENVGVFSQNTVQYLFTDFGAWGIRAVTIPFYATSSEQQIQFMISDAKVRFLFVGEQEQYDKARRVFAMCKSLEKIIVFDPAVHIDENDQTAMHFDDFLKLGEGLPRQTEVDALQQKASFDEIANILYTSGTTGDSKGVILSHSQYHAAFEANHKCVPVTENDRVMNFLPFTHIFEKAWKILCITVGARLIVNTRPMEVQQSMRETHPTCMSSVPRFWEKVYQGVQEKIETSGVFQRKLFKHALNVGRKHNIEYLACGKRPPMALHLEYEMLNKTVFSLVRKELGLENAHFFPTAGATVNRHVEEFVHSIGITMDVGYGLTESLATVSCNHIGKPFTVGSVGYPIDGLDVKISEEGEILLKGPTITRGYYNREELTREAFTADGYFKTGDSGFIQNGELFLKERIKDLFKTSNGKYIAPQMIESKLLVDKYIDQIAIIADQRKFVSALIIPVYPLLEEYAREHDIPFNSREDLCENEKIHQMLMERIDTLQQQLAHYEQVKRFTLLPHPFSLERGELTNTLKIKRRVLNENYKKEIERMYE from the coding sequence AGATCGTGAAGCCCTGATTTATAAAGAATTTGGCGGTACGCAATGGAAATCGTATTCTTGGAATGAGTTCTCGGCAATTGTCAAGAAGACCTCCAACGCCATGCTGAATCTGGGAATAAAGGTGCAGGAAAATGTAGGTGTGTTCTCGCAGAACACCGTCCAGTATCTGTTTACCGACTTTGGAGCTTGGGGCATCCGTGCTGTCACAATTCCTTTTTATGCCACCAGTTCCGAACAGCAAATACAGTTTATGATTAGTGATGCCAAGGTGCGTTTCCTCTTTGTTGGCGAACAGGAACAGTACGACAAGGCGCGCCGTGTGTTTGCTATGTGCAAGTCGTTGGAAAAAATTATAGTTTTCGATCCTGCCGTTCATATTGACGAAAACGACCAGACTGCCATGCATTTCGACGATTTCCTGAAGTTGGGCGAAGGTTTGCCCAGACAGACGGAAGTGGATGCACTTCAGCAAAAAGCATCATTCGACGAAATAGCAAATATCCTTTATACCAGTGGTACTACAGGCGATTCGAAAGGTGTGATTCTCAGTCACAGTCAGTATCATGCTGCTTTCGAGGCCAACCATAAGTGTGTACCTGTTACTGAAAATGATCGTGTGATGAACTTCCTGCCCTTCACTCATATTTTCGAGAAGGCCTGGAAGATTCTTTGTATCACAGTAGGTGCCCGACTGATTGTGAACACCCGTCCGATGGAGGTCCAGCAGTCAATGCGCGAAACTCATCCCACCTGTATGTCGTCAGTTCCCCGTTTTTGGGAGAAGGTATATCAGGGCGTACAAGAGAAAATTGAGACCAGCGGTGTGTTCCAGCGCAAACTGTTCAAGCATGCATTGAACGTAGGCCGTAAGCACAATATCGAATATCTGGCTTGTGGAAAACGCCCGCCAATGGCTTTGCATCTGGAATATGAGATGCTGAACAAGACTGTATTCTCGCTGGTTCGCAAGGAGTTGGGGCTTGAGAATGCTCATTTTTTTCCCACTGCTGGTGCTACTGTAAACCGTCATGTTGAGGAGTTTGTGCATTCTATTGGTATAACCATGGATGTAGGCTACGGACTTACCGAAAGTTTGGCCACCGTGAGCTGTAATCATATCGGAAAACCTTTCACAGTAGGCTCAGTGGGTTATCCTATTGATGGACTCGATGTGAAAATCAGTGAGGAAGGCGAGATATTGCTGAAAGGCCCTACCATCACCCGTGGCTATTATAATCGTGAAGAACTGACTCGTGAGGCCTTCACTGCCGATGGATATTTCAAGACAGGTGACTCTGGCTTTATCCAGAATGGTGAGTTGTTCCTCAAAGAGCGTATCAAGGACCTTTTCAAGACCTCTAACGGTAAATATATTGCTCCACAGATGATTGAGTCAAAGCTGCTGGTCGATAAGTATATTGACCAGATTGCTATCATTGCCGACCAGCGCAAGTTCGTTTCGGCACTCATCATCCCGGTCTATCCCCTTTTGGAGGAATATGCCCGTGAGCATGATATTCCTTTCAATAGCCGTGAAGACCTCTGTGAAAACGAAAAGATTCACCAGATGCTGATGGAACGTATCGACACCCTTCAGCAGCAACTGGCCCACTACGAGCAGGTGAAACGCTTTACACTCCTGCCTCATCCCTTCTCTCTGGAGCGCGGCGAACTTACAAACACGCTGAAAATCAAGCGCCGTGTGCTTAACGAGAACTATAAAAAGGAAATTGAGCGCATGTACGAATAA